AACTTAAAGTCTAACGGATAATTTAAATTTTTAAGTACCATATTTAAAATTATTTAGGTTGAATCTCTCTTTGATATTTTACAATATTATAGATACCATAAGCTAAACATACTTGAGCTATAATATAAGTTATCATTACCGCAAGACCTTTGTACACATTATAATATTCAAAGAAAATAGAATGAGCAAGAATCGTATCCGATATTACAAAAAACAAAGCTCCAAATTTAATGTATTTATTTTTTAAGCCTAAC
This Riemerella anatipestifer DNA region includes the following protein-coding sequences:
- a CDS encoding lysoplasmalogenase family protein, translating into MLPIAIYLVTFISLFWGHLGEMKIPVIVYASAISVMLYFSLGLKNKYIKFGALFFVISDTILAHSIFFEYYNVYKGLAVMITYIIAQVCLAYGIYNIVKYQREIQPK